The nucleotide window TGGAGGGTGCCCTGGCTGACCTCGGCCTGGTAGGGGGTGTAGGCGGTGTAGAACTCCGAGCGCAGCAGGATGTGGTCTATGGCCGCCGGGATGTAGTGGTCATAGGCCCCGCCGCCCAGGAACGATATTAGGGATGAGGCCGGATGGTTCTGCCCGGCCAGGGCCTTCACTTCTTTGACCGCTTCCATCTCGGACAGGGCTTTGGGAAGTTTCAGTTCGGCCTTGAGCCTGATCTCGGCCGGTATGTCGGCTATCAGCTCGTCAAAATTCTTGACCCCGATCCGCTTGAGCATGGCCTCGCGGTTTTTGTCGGTATTCGGTATGTATGGCATGATCTGATTAATTCAAATTTAATATTTCAAATTTAAAATTGCAAATTTGCAATTTCGGTCAGTGTCCGTGCTTCTCCATCTTGTCGTAACCGGCGGCGTCCATCAGGTTGGCGGCCTCGGCGGCATTGGAGATCCTGATCTTGACCATCCAGCCGGCGCCGTAGGCGTCCTTGTTGACCACATCCGGGGTCCCTTCCAGGGATCCGTTGACCTCGGTGACCTCGCCGGACAGGGGAGCGTTGAGGTCGGAGACCGCCTTGACCGCTTCCACCGTGCCCAGCGGCTTGTTCTGGGATACCTTGGCGCCAATGGCCGGCAGTTCTACGAAAACGATGTCCCCCAGCTCGCCCTGGGCAAAGTCGGTGACGCCGATGGTGGCGATGTCGCCTTCGATCCGGGCCCACTCGTGGCTGGCGGAATATTTCAGGTCCTTGGGAATGTTCATTGGTTCCTCCAAATGTTTTATATATTTTATATTTTGTTTTTTCTTTTATTCCTATCCGCAGATTTTACAGATTTACACAGATTTATCTTTTAATTCTATATTATTGGGAATAGCACTATCAATAATAATCTGCGTTAATAGTTCGGTTACCACTCACTACAACATCTGCGGATAAA belongs to bacterium and includes:
- a CDS encoding glycine dehydrogenase (acts in conjunction with GvcH to form H-protein-S-aminomethyldihydrolipoyllysine from glycine; forms a heterodimer with subunit 2 to form the P protein) produces the protein MPYIPNTDKNREAMLKRIGVKNFDELIADIPAEIRLKAELKLPKALSEMEAVKEVKALAGQNHPASSLISFLGGGAYDHYIPAAIDHILLRSEFYTAYTPYQAEVSQGTL
- the gcvH gene encoding glycine cleavage system protein GcvH; amino-acid sequence: MNIPKDLKYSASHEWARIEGDIATIGVTDFAQGELGDIVFVELPAIGAKVSQNKPLGTVEAVKAVSDLNAPLSGEVTEVNGSLEGTPDVVNKDAYGAGWMVKIRISNAAEAANLMDAAGYDKMEKHGH